One genomic window of Candidatus Kuenenia stuttgartiensis includes the following:
- a CDS encoding gluconate 2-dehydrogenase subunit 3 family protein encodes MRIKKHNVKCLLRGKHNVFPRSKHGSESIGRRTFLSGAAGFIATLLLSPVIARTVKSHASALTEDPWQTLSVVQDHLFPSEADSPGAKEINAISYLRNMLADLVTDTDEKEFILNGVGWLNELAIERHEAVFADLPQLQQSDLLQQISKTTAGRNWISKLISYLLEALLSDPVYGGNPDGIGWKWLEHRPGYPRPPTNKRYYDLLKI; translated from the coding sequence ATGCGCATTAAAAAACACAATGTAAAATGCTTACTGCGAGGAAAACATAATGTATTTCCTCGCAGTAAGCATGGGTCTGAGAGCATCGGCAGGCGCACATTTCTTTCGGGCGCTGCCGGTTTTATTGCCACACTGCTTTTGTCCCCGGTGATAGCAAGGACTGTTAAAAGCCACGCATCTGCTTTGACAGAAGACCCGTGGCAAACCCTGTCCGTAGTGCAAGACCATCTCTTTCCTTCGGAAGCAGATTCTCCGGGGGCAAAGGAAATCAATGCGATTTCGTATTTGCGCAATATGCTCGCAGATCTGGTGACGGATACTGATGAGAAGGAATTTATACTGAATGGCGTCGGGTGGTTGAATGAACTGGCGATTGAAAGGCACGAAGCCGTTTTTGCAGATTTGCCGCAGTTGCAGCAATCAGATTTGCTGCAACAAATTTCAAAAACCACCGCCGGCAGAAATTGGATTTCTAAGCTAATTTCTTATCTGCTGGAAGCCTTGTTAAGCGATCCTGTGTACGGAGGAAACCCGGACGGCATAGGATGGAAGTGGCTTGAACATCGGCCAGGTTATCCACGGCCGCCGACGAATAAACGTTATTATGACCTGCTAAAAATATGA
- a CDS encoding sigma-70 family RNA polymerase sigma factor — protein MNQKDSLLIHIDALYRSALYLVKNEHNAYDLVQEAYLKAFKSLRNGEIVNNERAWLFKILMNTFINQYRKSKTEPSLVDFDSIESFHKSIKEEVLTPSNTENEAAFDELLDSDVKKALEELPDDFRLVVLLSIVEGFSYKEISKMLNCPIGTVMSRIYRGRKLLKEKLTGYAKKHGYERE, from the coding sequence GTGAACCAAAAAGACTCCCTACTTATTCATATAGATGCTCTATACAGATCGGCACTGTATCTCGTCAAAAATGAACATAACGCATATGATCTGGTCCAGGAAGCCTATTTAAAGGCATTCAAATCTCTCCGGAATGGCGAAATAGTTAATAATGAAAGGGCATGGTTGTTTAAAATATTAATGAATACCTTCATCAATCAATATAGAAAAAGTAAAACAGAACCTTCTTTGGTTGATTTTGACAGCATTGAGTCCTTTCATAAATCAATAAAAGAAGAGGTATTAACGCCCTCAAATACAGAGAATGAGGCAGCATTTGATGAGTTACTTGACTCAGATGTGAAAAAAGCGCTTGAAGAATTACCCGATGATTTTAGACTGGTCGTCTTACTTTCGATAGTAGAGGGCTTTTCCTACAAGGAGATTTCCAAAATGCTTAACTGCCCAATCGGGACAGTAATGTCCAGGATCTATAGGGGACGAAAGTTGTTAAAGGAAAAATTGACAGGTTATGCAAAAAAACATGGCTACGAAAGAGAATAA
- a CDS encoding anti-sigma factor family protein gives MNCTDVRKYFYAFLDNELDVERNIEVLSHINMCHACGVKIERERLLQERVKETVCKIKVPAYLEQKIFRSAESRPNFFAQFIKNFSLRGRFVLVSGIATAIVLIACFFVIQNKLKKDNIFYLTESKYHDYIMKQLVPDIRLQNAGEIIGRLQNRTGLSVILPGIEENMQIQNAKAIVDYFQKQTGLTVTLPFMKGNVQLVGASLTNINGKNVPLVFYMLDDTPITLAVVCNSDITFRKMKEVVADKMVVYTGTGFCGSCQIVGWKETGAQYVMVSMLNSEKMIKALTKV, from the coding sequence ATGAATTGTACCGATGTAAGAAAATATTTTTATGCCTTTCTCGACAACGAACTCGATGTGGAAAGGAATATCGAGGTTTTGTCGCATATTAATATGTGCCATGCATGCGGCGTGAAAATAGAAAGGGAAAGACTGCTTCAGGAAAGAGTGAAAGAAACTGTTTGTAAGATAAAAGTCCCTGCATACCTTGAGCAAAAAATTTTTAGGAGTGCAGAAAGCCGTCCTAACTTTTTTGCTCAATTTATAAAGAATTTCTCGTTGAGAGGCAGATTCGTATTAGTCTCTGGCATAGCAACCGCAATAGTTCTTATTGCTTGTTTTTTCGTAATACAAAATAAGCTGAAGAAAGATAATATTTTTTACCTCACGGAGTCAAAGTATCACGACTATATAATGAAGCAACTTGTTCCAGACATACGTTTACAGAATGCCGGAGAAATTATAGGACGCCTTCAAAATCGAACCGGCCTAAGTGTAATCCTGCCTGGCATTGAAGAAAATATGCAGATACAGAATGCAAAAGCTATTGTGGATTACTTTCAAAAACAAACTGGTTTAACGGTAACGCTCCCTTTTATGAAGGGAAATGTACAGTTGGTGGGTGCGTCTTTGACTAATATTAACGGCAAAAATGTACCCCTGGTTTTTTACATGCTTGATGATACCCCAATTACGTTGGCTGTGGTTTGTAATTCCGACATCACTTTTAGAAAAATGAAAGAGGTCGTAGCTGATAAGATGGTGGTATATACAGGTACCGGTTTTTGCGGCTCCTGCCAGATTGTTGGATGGAAAGAGACTGGCGCTCAGTACGTTATGGTATCGATGTTAAATAGTGAAAAAATGATAAAAGCGCTTACAAAGGTATAA